The following is a genomic window from Acidobacteriota bacterium.
CTCGCTCCTCGAGGACGGCATGGCAGACGATGTGCGCGTGCCGGTGGCGACACTGCGCGCGCTGCTCGCGATGATGGAGGAGAAGCACCGCCTGGTGCAGATCCTCAGCGAATACCTGGACGGGCCCGGGCTCACCGTGGTGATCGGCACCGAACACACAGAGCCCGGCCTGCAGAACCTGAGCCTCGTGGCATCGACGTACTCCGACAGCGGACGTCAGGGCCTGGTCGGCGTGATCGGCCCGACACGCATGCGGTACTCCCGATCCATCGCCGCCGTCGACAGCGCATCGCGCGCCGTCACGCGCGTGCTGATCGGCGATGCAGCGAGCGGAGACGCTTCATGAACGACACGCACCTGGACCCCTCGCTGACCGACGCCGCAGGTACGCCCGGCGCGGACGCCACCGAACTGGAAACGCTGCGCCGCGAGCGCGACGACGCGCAGGATCGCCTCCTGCGCCTGCAGGCAGAGTTCGACAACTACCGCAAGCGCATGGAACGTGAGCGGCGTGAACTGGGCGATCACGTCACCGTGGAACTGCTCACGGAGTTCCTGCCCGTGATCGACGACATGGAGCGCGCGCTCGACGCGGCGGCGGCGGCATCCGATGCATCGCTCGCGAGTCACCGCGAAGGGCTCGGGCTGATCCAGAAGCAGTTCCTCGATCTCCTGCGGCGCCGCCAGGTGGTGCCGATCGACGCCCTCGGCAGCGACTTCGATCCGAACGTCCATCAGGCAGTGGGCCAGGACGTGAGCGCGGACCATCGCGAGGGTGAGGTACTCGAGGAACTGCGTCGCGGGTACCGGCTGGGCGAGCGCCTGCTGCGGCCGTCGATGGTGCGGGTGGCCACGCGTGGCTGAACGCGACTACTACGAGGTGCTCGGCGTGCCCAGGGACGCGTCCGAGCGGGATCTCAAGAGCGCGTATCGCAAGCTGGCGCTCCAGTACCATCCCGATCGCAACCCCGGCGATCACACGGCCGAAGAGAAGTTCAAGGAGGCCGCGCAGGCCTTCGCCGTGCTCGGCGACGCAGACAAGCGTGCCGCCTACGATCGCTACGGTCACGCCGGCGTGGGCAACGGCGGTCCGCAGTTCGACCCGAGCACGTTCTCCGATTTCGGCGACCTGTTCAGCGGCCTCGGCGACGCGTTCGGATTCGGCGACATCTTCGGCGGCGGCCGCCGTCGCGGCGGTCCCCGGCGCGGCTCAGACCTCCGCTACGACCTCGAGATCACGTTCGAGCAGGCGGCGCGCGGCCACGAGATGCAGTTGCAGATCCCGCGCGAAGAAACGTGCGAGACCTGTCAGGGGTCGGGCGCGGCGGCCGGCACGTCGCCCGAGTCGTGCGGCCAGTGTGGCGGGTCTGGACAACTGCGCTACCAGCAGGGGTTCTTCACCGTGGCACGGCCGTGCGGCAACTGCCGCGGCACGGGGCGCGTGATCGCCTCACCGTGCGGCACGTGCCGTGGCGCCGGCCGCGTGACGCGTGAACGAAAGCTGACGGTTCGCATCCCGGCTGGCGTGGCGACCGGTCAGCGCATGCGCATCGGCGGTGAAGGCGAACACGGCACGGGCGGGGGCCCCCAGGGCGACCTCTACGTCGTCTTTCACGTCGCCGAACATGAGTTCTTCCAGCGCGATGGCGACGACCTGCACTGCGAAATCCCGCTGCAGTTCACGACGCTCGCGCTCGGCGGAACGGTCAACGTGCCCACGCTCGACGGCACGCACGCGCTCGACGTCCCCGAAGGCACGCAGCCCGGTGCGCGCATCCGCGTACGCGGCAAGGGCATGCCCAACGTCTCCGGTCGCGGGCATGGCGATCTGCACGTGACGATCGCCGTCCAGGTGCCGAAGAAGCCGTCGCGCGAGCTGCGCGAGGCACTCGACGCGCTGCGCGCCGTCCTGCCCGCAGACACCGGCCAGGCCCGCACGACCGATCGCGCCGACGAGGAGAAGCCCTTCTTCGAGCGCGTGAAGGACATGTTCGGCTAGGCCGGACGTTCGCTGCATGACTTCGCGCACGTGGCCGCTGCTGCGGCTCGACTTCCCCGCTCCACTCGACGATGAGACGAACCAGCGCCTCCTGGTCGACATCGACGACTGCGGCTCGTCGGCGCTCGACCAGGACGACTCGGGCGTCACGCTCTACTTCAACGACGCGGCCGATCGCGATGCGGCCGTCGATCTGCTCACGGCCGCGGACTGGACGTCGCTGGCCACGCTCACGACCGACGATGTACCGGATGAGGGATGGGCGGCGCGTTCGCAGGCGGATCTGCCGGCGGTTCGCGTCGGGCGGATCGTCGTCGCTCCACCCTGGGATTCACCCGACGCAGACGTGCGGGCCTCGTCGATCGTGATCGACGTGGAGCCGTCGACGGGCTTCGGCACGGGTCACCACCAATCGACACGCCTGTGCCTCCGTGCGCTGCAGGGCCTCGACCTGGCGAACGCTCGCGTACTCGACATCGGTACCGGTTCAGGCGTCCTTGCCGTGGCGGCCGCGAAGCTCGGCGCCGCGACGGCGCTGGGTATCGACAACGATCCCGACGCAATCGAAGCCGCCGAAGACACGCTCCGCCGCAATGGCATCGCCTCCGGGGACGCGTCATCGTCCAGCGTGCGCGTGGAATGTCGCGGACTGGACGACGCGACGCTGTTGCCGGCAGACGTGGTGTGCGCGAACCTGACGGGGACGCTGCTTCGCCAGCAGGGCGCGCGCGTGCAGCGCCTCATCGCGGACGGCGGATGTGCCGTGCTCAGCGGCTTCACCGAGGACGAGGCGCCGTGGGTGCGCGAGACGTTCGACGCGTGCGACGTCGAGTCGACGCTCGACGAGGAGTTCTGGGTCGCTTACGTGATGCGACGGCGTGCCGCGACATACCAGGCATGACGCACCACTGACAACGCCGCGAGCGCCACGTGCTCGGCGCGCAGCGTCACCGGCGCGATCGTCCATGGCTGCCACCCTGCGGCCCTGGCCGCCTCCATTTCCCCGGCGGCCCATCCTCCTTCGGGTCCGATGGCCAGACATGTGGCAACGGGCAGGATCGGCTCCTCCGCGGGCTCACCACCGGCCGGCGGTTCGGTAAGCCACAGCTTCACGCTCGTCGCGGCCGGCGGCTCACGCAGCACGTCCTCGATCGTCGTCACCGATGCCAGGTGCGGCAGCACGGCGCGGCCGCATTGCTTGGCGGCGGCGATCGCCACGCGGTGCCAGCGGTCCATCACCGCATCGGCCGCTCGCGCGGGCACGTTGGTCCGGCTGGTCACGACAGGCCACACGCCCGTCGCGCCGAGCACCGTGGCGTCGCGAATCACCGCGTCCATGGCGTCGCCCTTCAACAGGCCCTGTATGACAATGAGCGGCGCCGGAGCCTCTGGTGCCGCGTCGCGCGCGTCGCCGGGTGTCACGACACTCGACGTCGCGTGCGCGCGAGTCACCGTCGCCGCGCGCAGCGTGCCGCGCCCATCGAACACCTCGATCGCGTCGCCCTCGCGCAGTCGCAGCACGCGCGCGAGATGCTGGCTCTCGCCGGGTGGGAGCGTCACCTCCGCGGACGCGGACGTCAGATCGGGTGCGAAGAATCTGTGGGGCACGGCATATACTCAGCCCTCGGCATGCTCTTCAAGGGCCAGACGCTCGGCAAGTATCGCATCCTCTCTCCACTGGGAAGCGGTGGCTTCGGCACGGTCTACCTCGCGCGCGATACGTGGCTGGACAAGCAGGTCGCCATCAAGGTGCCGCACCGGCAGGGGCTGGACTTCTCGGAACTCCTGCGCGAACCGCGCCTCCTGGCCAGCGTCAACCACCCCAACATCGTCGCCATCACGACGGCCGAGAAGCAGGACGATGTCTTCTTCATCGTGATGGAGTACGTGGCGGGTGAAACGCTCGAAGGCGTGCTGGAACGCGACGGTGCGCTCGACCTGCCGCGCGCGCTCGACTACACGGTGCAGATCGGCAACGCCGTCGACCACGCGCACAAGCAGGGTGTGATTCACCGCGACCTGCGGCCCGCCAACGTGCTCGTCTCCGAGAGCGGGATGCTGAAAGTCGCAGACTTCGGCACGTCGCGGTTCCTGGAGATCGCCGCGCACGGCACGACGGTGATCGGCAGCCCGGCGTTCATGGCACCGGAGCAGTTCCAGGGCAAGGCCGTGTTCGCGTCCGACATCTACTCGGTGGGCATCACGATGTACCAGATGCTCACGGGGGAACTGCCCTACGATCCGCCTCCGCCGTCGGCGCTGCACAAGCTCATGACGGGCGAACTGGTGTCGCCGCCGCGCACGCGTAACCCCGTGATTCCGCGTCGCCTGAACGACATCGTGATGAAGGCGCTCGCCCCGCTGGTGGTCGACCGCTATGCGCGCGCGGCGGACCTGCTCGACGACCTGCTCGCGGCCAAGTCCGTGATCCTCGGCACGCCGGGCCCACGCGCCATCGCCGATCTGGGCCTCGACGAGGCGGGTCGCCCCGCGCGTCCCGCCGTTCCCCCACCGCCACGCGCCGTGAAGTACCAGGACCGCGAAGCCGCGCGCAACTGCTGGCATTGCCGTCGTCCGCTGCACAACCTCGCCGCACGGTGTCCGTTCTGCGGCGAACAACAATAGGAGAAAGGGCCGGGCCCTTTGTCCACCGTAGCCCGCAGGGCGAAGGTGGAAGCCGGCCCGTCGTCGGCCATCGGAATGCGCACCTGCCGGCAGCGTGTCCCGCATGCGCTCCACTTACACGTCACGCGTGAACAACACGGGCGCGGGCCTGAGACCTGTCGAGCTTGACGAGTTGTATGCGGCCGTGCAAGACTCCTCCCGCTCACAAACTATTGAAGGGTGGCTATGGCATTCGTGCGACATGTCGCGCTTTGCGTAGTTGCTGTCGGCTTG
Proteins encoded in this region:
- the grpE gene encoding nucleotide exchange factor GrpE, with translation MNDTHLDPSLTDAAGTPGADATELETLRRERDDAQDRLLRLQAEFDNYRKRMERERRELGDHVTVELLTEFLPVIDDMERALDAAAAASDASLASHREGLGLIQKQFLDLLRRRQVVPIDALGSDFDPNVHQAVGQDVSADHREGEVLEELRRGYRLGERLLRPSMVRVATRG
- the dnaJ gene encoding molecular chaperone DnaJ, which translates into the protein MAERDYYEVLGVPRDASERDLKSAYRKLALQYHPDRNPGDHTAEEKFKEAAQAFAVLGDADKRAAYDRYGHAGVGNGGPQFDPSTFSDFGDLFSGLGDAFGFGDIFGGGRRRGGPRRGSDLRYDLEITFEQAARGHEMQLQIPREETCETCQGSGAAAGTSPESCGQCGGSGQLRYQQGFFTVARPCGNCRGTGRVIASPCGTCRGAGRVTRERKLTVRIPAGVATGQRMRIGGEGEHGTGGGPQGDLYVVFHVAEHEFFQRDGDDLHCEIPLQFTTLALGGTVNVPTLDGTHALDVPEGTQPGARIRVRGKGMPNVSGRGHGDLHVTIAVQVPKKPSRELREALDALRAVLPADTGQARTTDRADEEKPFFERVKDMFG
- a CDS encoding 50S ribosomal protein L11 methyltransferase, coding for MTSRTWPLLRLDFPAPLDDETNQRLLVDIDDCGSSALDQDDSGVTLYFNDAADRDAAVDLLTAADWTSLATLTTDDVPDEGWAARSQADLPAVRVGRIVVAPPWDSPDADVRASSIVIDVEPSTGFGTGHHQSTRLCLRALQGLDLANARVLDIGTGSGVLAVAAAKLGAATALGIDNDPDAIEAAEDTLRRNGIASGDASSSSVRVECRGLDDATLLPADVVCANLTGTLLRQQGARVQRLIADGGCAVLSGFTEDEAPWVRETFDACDVESTLDEEFWVAYVMRRRAATYQA
- a CDS encoding 16S rRNA (uracil(1498)-N(3))-methyltransferase, whose amino-acid sequence is MPHRFFAPDLTSASAEVTLPPGESQHLARVLRLREGDAIEVFDGRGTLRAATVTRAHATSSVVTPGDARDAAPEAPAPLIVIQGLLKGDAMDAVIRDATVLGATGVWPVVTSRTNVPARAADAVMDRWHRVAIAAAKQCGRAVLPHLASVTTIEDVLREPPAATSVKLWLTEPPAGGEPAEEPILPVATCLAIGPEGGWAAGEMEAARAAGWQPWTIAPVTLRAEHVALAALSVVRHAWYVAARRRIT
- a CDS encoding serine/threonine protein kinase; the encoded protein is MLFKGQTLGKYRILSPLGSGGFGTVYLARDTWLDKQVAIKVPHRQGLDFSELLREPRLLASVNHPNIVAITTAEKQDDVFFIVMEYVAGETLEGVLERDGALDLPRALDYTVQIGNAVDHAHKQGVIHRDLRPANVLVSESGMLKVADFGTSRFLEIAAHGTTVIGSPAFMAPEQFQGKAVFASDIYSVGITMYQMLTGELPYDPPPPSALHKLMTGELVSPPRTRNPVIPRRLNDIVMKALAPLVVDRYARAADLLDDLLAAKSVILGTPGPRAIADLGLDEAGRPARPAVPPPPRAVKYQDREAARNCWHCRRPLHNLAARCPFCGEQQ